One region of Pyramidobacter sp. YE332 genomic DNA includes:
- a CDS encoding Maf family protein, with protein sequence MRIRDVHVILASASPRRKELLEKIGLSFDVIPADVAEERMAGESPARLVMRLSELKGQSLAVKYPQALIIASDTVVSLGAEIYGKPHDGAEAFAMLSSLSGREHAVYTGLALFWKRRRLCRYECTKVQFRELTASVIKSYVATGEPFGKAGGYAIQGLGGLFARAIHGDYSTVVGFPVCLFGSMMEELRFSLNQLWEVSS encoded by the coding sequence ATGCGCATCAGAGATGTTCACGTGATCCTCGCGTCGGCAAGCCCCCGGCGCAAGGAACTCCTTGAAAAAATCGGCCTGAGCTTCGACGTCATTCCCGCCGATGTTGCCGAAGAGAGGATGGCCGGCGAGTCTCCCGCGCGCTTGGTCATGAGGCTTTCCGAATTGAAAGGGCAATCCCTTGCCGTGAAATATCCGCAGGCATTGATCATCGCGTCCGACACGGTGGTGTCTCTGGGAGCGGAAATTTACGGCAAGCCGCACGACGGCGCGGAAGCTTTTGCCATGCTCTCGTCTCTTTCGGGCAGGGAGCACGCGGTGTACACCGGCCTGGCGCTGTTCTGGAAGAGGCGCCGACTCTGTCGGTACGAGTGTACGAAGGTGCAGTTCAGGGAACTGACCGCCTCGGTCATAAAGAGCTATGTTGCGACCGGCGAACCTTTCGGCAAGGCTGGCGGCTATGCGATTCAGGGGTTGGGCGGTCTTTTCGCGCGGGCGATCCACGGAGATTACTCGACGGTCGTGGGGTTCCCGGTGTGTCTGTTCGGCTCTATGATGGAAGAGTTGAGGTTTTCTTTAAATCAACTCTGGGAGGTGTCTTCATGA